A stretch of the Porifericola rhodea genome encodes the following:
- a CDS encoding acetyl-CoA carboxylase carboxyltransferase subunit alpha, producing MLLEFEKPIVELENKLADMRQMADESDVDVSEAIKSLEEKIITLKKETFQNLTRWQRVQISRHSDRPYTLDYIYELCSDFVELHGDRSVKDDKALVGGLGNMDGQTVMFIGHQKGRNTKQRQERNFGMPNPEGYRKALRLMKIAEKFNKPIVTLIDTPGAYPGLEAEERGQGEAIARNLKEMFMLKVPVICIVIGEGASGGALGIAIGDKVFMLENTWYSVISPENCSTILWRSWEYKEQAAEAMKLTAEDMKHFKLVDGIIEEPLGGAHTDLKVQSATIKKYIQASLKELNKLTTDKRIEQRINKFTAMGVVK from the coding sequence ATGCTGTTAGAATTTGAAAAGCCCATTGTGGAACTAGAGAATAAATTAGCCGACATGAGGCAGATGGCAGATGAGAGTGATGTAGACGTCTCGGAAGCTATCAAATCTCTGGAAGAAAAAATTATCACCTTGAAGAAGGAAACATTCCAGAACCTCACCCGCTGGCAAAGAGTACAAATCTCTAGACACAGTGACCGTCCTTATACACTGGACTATATTTATGAGCTGTGCTCAGATTTCGTAGAGCTGCATGGCGACCGCTCAGTAAAAGATGATAAAGCCCTGGTGGGTGGATTGGGTAATATGGATGGCCAGACAGTCATGTTCATCGGCCACCAGAAAGGTAGAAATACCAAGCAGCGCCAGGAGCGTAACTTTGGTATGCCTAATCCGGAAGGCTATCGTAAAGCTTTACGCCTGATGAAGATCGCTGAGAAGTTCAATAAACCGATTGTGACCCTCATAGACACTCCAGGTGCATACCCAGGGCTAGAAGCTGAAGAAAGAGGCCAGGGCGAAGCGATTGCTCGCAACCTGAAAGAGATGTTTATGCTTAAGGTGCCTGTAATCTGTATCGTAATTGGCGAAGGTGCTTCTGGTGGTGCTTTGGGTATTGCTATCGGAGATAAAGTATTTATGCTTGAGAATACCTGGTATTCAGTAATCTCACCAGAAAACTGCTCTACTATCCTTTGGAGGAGCTGGGAGTACAAAGAGCAGGCTGCCGAAGCTATGAAACTGACTGCCGAAGATATGAAGCACTTCAAGCTGGTAGATGGTATTATTGAGGAACCACTTGGAGGTGCGCATACCGACCTGAAAGTACAGAGCGCTACCATAAAAAAATATATTCAGGCCAGTTTGAAAGAGCTCAATAAGCTTACTACTGACAAAAGAATAGAACAAAGAATCAACAAATTTACAGCTATGGGCGTGGTTAAATAA
- a CDS encoding SprB repeat-containing protein, protein MITYKINELDVHVYADFVDDETDWRIEYLDADGLLNRYKIKGYPIPFNKKIKVSYSYALTRPSNGEVLKSYADAYDEPNVATFYHTFLPSTVSYGYFAAFQSLNGLCARLPELAGNKADPHQGYRPFNRVGEFVQPVQFSTEITDETQTTQEVEGQQQLIANRDGTITVTVINGVGPYEYKLDNNSYQQNNVFENLSARDYTIYVRDSAGTERFAQVSVRLQDLESEAIQL, encoded by the coding sequence ATGATTACTTATAAGATTAATGAACTGGATGTCCATGTATATGCAGACTTTGTGGATGATGAAACGGATTGGCGCATTGAGTATCTGGATGCTGATGGATTGCTTAACCGTTACAAGATTAAAGGTTACCCCATACCCTTCAATAAAAAAATCAAGGTCAGCTATTCTTATGCTCTCACCAGGCCCAGTAATGGAGAAGTGCTAAAGAGCTATGCTGACGCTTACGATGAGCCTAATGTTGCTACCTTTTATCATACATTTCTTCCCTCAACTGTTAGCTATGGCTATTTTGCTGCCTTTCAAAGCCTGAATGGGTTATGTGCAAGGTTACCTGAACTAGCAGGTAACAAAGCAGATCCTCATCAAGGTTACAGGCCTTTCAATAGGGTAGGGGAATTTGTGCAACCGGTACAGTTCAGCACCGAAATTACTGATGAAACTCAAACCACTCAGGAAGTAGAAGGCCAACAGCAGTTGATTGCTAACAGGGATGGTACTATTACAGTGACAGTTATCAATGGAGTGGGGCCTTATGAGTACAAACTGGACAATAATAGCTATCAGCAAAATAATGTATTTGAGAACCTTTCTGCCAGAGATTACACCATCTATGTACGAGATAGTGCAGGTACTGAGCGATTTGCTCAAGTATCAGTAAGACTACAGGATTTAGAAAGTGAAGCGATTCAATTATGA
- the tyrS gene encoding tyrosine--tRNA ligase, protein MSDTTTASNKLGQFIHELRWRGMIHDMVPGTEEQLSKEVTTAYIGFDPTARSLHIGNLATIMLLKHLQLAGHKPIALVGGATGMIGDPSFKAAERKFLDEQTLRENQDGIKKQLEKFLDFNEGENAAEIVNNYDWFQGIGFLQFLREAGKHLTINYMIAKDSVKKRLETGLSFTEFSYQLLQGYDFFHLYKTKGVKLQMGGSDQWGNITTGTEFIRRKEGGEAYALTAPLVTKADGTKFGKSEGGNIWLDPEFTSPYKFYQFWLNVADDDTSRLLRVFTLLSEDEIKELESNPNPNEAKKALAKDITIRVHSEEEYQKAVKASSILFGKSTLDDLNDIDEKTLLEVFEGVPQKEISRSEYDSASNVLELLADAAQDLVFSSKGEARRMIKQGGVSINKQKIEKEDDAPDFQLLQGKYLIVQRGKKNYYLLKVLA, encoded by the coding sequence ATGAGCGATACGACTACTGCAAGCAACAAGCTGGGCCAGTTCATCCATGAGCTTCGCTGGAGAGGTATGATCCACGATATGGTCCCCGGTACAGAAGAGCAACTTAGCAAAGAAGTTACTACTGCATATATAGGCTTTGACCCTACCGCCCGTTCACTTCATATAGGTAACCTGGCTACCATTATGCTACTGAAGCATCTGCAACTGGCCGGACATAAACCTATTGCACTGGTAGGCGGTGCCACTGGTATGATCGGCGACCCCTCATTTAAAGCTGCGGAAAGAAAGTTTCTGGATGAGCAAACACTCAGAGAAAATCAGGATGGAATAAAAAAACAACTTGAAAAGTTTCTGGATTTCAATGAAGGTGAGAATGCCGCAGAGATTGTAAACAATTACGACTGGTTTCAGGGCATAGGCTTTCTTCAGTTTTTGAGAGAAGCAGGTAAGCACCTGACAATCAATTACATGATTGCTAAAGATTCTGTAAAGAAAAGATTGGAAACCGGACTTTCATTCACTGAGTTCTCATACCAGTTGCTTCAGGGCTACGATTTTTTCCATTTATACAAAACCAAAGGTGTTAAACTCCAGATGGGAGGTTCCGACCAATGGGGAAATATTACTACTGGTACAGAGTTTATTCGCCGCAAAGAAGGTGGTGAAGCTTATGCTTTAACTGCTCCTTTGGTAACCAAAGCTGATGGCACCAAGTTCGGAAAATCAGAGGGTGGCAATATCTGGCTAGACCCTGAGTTTACCTCACCTTACAAGTTTTACCAGTTCTGGCTTAATGTAGCGGACGATGATACCTCGCGACTCTTGCGCGTATTTACGCTTCTTTCTGAAGATGAGATTAAAGAACTGGAAAGTAATCCTAATCCGAACGAGGCTAAAAAAGCACTGGCCAAAGACATTACTATAAGAGTACATTCAGAGGAAGAATACCAAAAAGCGGTTAAAGCATCTAGTATTCTCTTTGGTAAATCTACCCTGGATGATCTTAATGATATTGACGAAAAAACATTACTGGAAGTCTTTGAAGGTGTGCCACAGAAAGAAATCAGCCGATCTGAGTATGATTCTGCCAGCAATGTATTAGAGCTTTTGGCAGATGCGGCACAAGACCTGGTTTTCTCTTCCAAAGGAGAAGCGCGTCGTATGATTAAGCAGGGAGGCGTGAGCATCAATAAGCAAAAGATAGAAAAAGAAGATGACGCTCCTGATTTTCAATTGCTTCAGGGCAAATACCTGATAGTGCAGAGAGGCAAGAAGAACTATTACCTACTGAAGGTTCTTGCATAA
- a CDS encoding IS3 family transposase (programmed frameshift): MKKRRISEAQIVKALKEHESGRDLESICREYGIHKSTLYNWKKKYGGMEANELKKLKELEEENRRLKQMFADLSLDHQILKDVLSGKDLKPCIKREKADIIRKRFTVGVGRACKILGLSKSVYYYQSRKDDQEVIDILNQLADMHPTEGFWQLFDRLRKQGYPWNHKRVYRVYKSIGMNLKRKRKRRLPARVKQPLEVPTEPNQTWSADFVSDSLISGRKFRAFNLIDDFNREILAIEVDTSLPAERVISVLERTIFWKGKPQRIRTDNGPEFISNALKNWCQEQQIELSYIQPGRPMQNSYIERFNGTYRRDILDAYLFDSLKTVREKTIEFAEDYNLIRGHDSLSKLSPVQYLKEQTKNENYQNEFCIYLEN; the protein is encoded by the exons ATGAAAAAACGAAGAATATCAGAAGCGCAGATAGTCAAAGCGCTGAAAGAACATGAATCAGGCAGAGATCTAGAGAGCATCTGCCGTGAATATGGTATCCATAAATCCACCCTCTACAACTGGAAGAAAAAGTATGGAGGAATGGAAGCCAATGAACTGAAAAAGCTGAAGGAGCTGGAAGAGGAAAACAGACGGCTAAAGCAGATGTTTGCTGATTTAAGTCTGGATCATCAAATACTCAAAGACGTACTGTCGG GGAAAGATCTAAAGCCCTGCATTAAAAGGGAGAAGGCTGACATCATCAGAAAACGTTTTACTGTTGGTGTTGGCAGGGCTTGCAAGATTCTGGGCCTATCCAAATCAGTATATTATTATCAAAGCCGAAAAGACGATCAAGAGGTAATTGATATACTCAATCAATTAGCTGACATGCACCCTACTGAAGGGTTTTGGCAACTGTTTGACAGACTTAGGAAACAAGGTTACCCCTGGAACCACAAACGTGTGTATCGAGTCTATAAATCCATTGGAATGAACTTGAAGAGAAAGCGAAAAAGGAGGCTACCTGCTAGAGTTAAACAACCTTTAGAAGTCCCTACAGAACCCAATCAAACATGGTCTGCAGATTTTGTCTCTGATAGTTTGATAAGCGGTAGAAAGTTTAGAGCCTTTAATCTTATTGATGATTTTAACCGTGAGATACTAGCTATTGAGGTAGATACCTCACTACCAGCTGAAAGGGTTATCAGCGTGCTTGAAAGGACTATTTTCTGGAAAGGCAAACCACAAAGAATACGAACAGATAATGGCCCTGAGTTTATTTCCAATGCACTGAAGAATTGGTGCCAAGAACAGCAAATAGAATTGAGCTACATCCAGCCAGGCAGGCCTATGCAGAATAGCTACATTGAAAGGTTTAATGGAACCTACAGAAGAGATATTCTGGATGCTTACCTTTTTGATTCACTAAAAACTGTCAGAGAGAAAACCATAGAGTTTGCTGAGGATTATAACCTCATAAGAGGCCATGATTCCCTGAGCAAACTTTCTCCTGTTCAGTATCTCAAAGAGCAAACAAAGAATGAAAACTACCAGAATGAATTTTGTATATATTTGGAGAATTAG
- a CDS encoding patatin-like phospholipase family protein translates to MKFGLVLSGGGARGVAHLGMIKALHEFGIHIDIVSGSSSGAIAGALLGNNYSPEEILEIVSELSLLKFFKPAISKTGLLRMDALAEVFSKYLPTHFSKLSIPLYVCATDLCKGKSVYFNDGPLLAPLMASSCIPVMFDPVKVDGDLFIDGGVLNNFPTQPLLAKNVTIIGMHSNPVDESFKVSNVKTMFERTFLLAINANSYHNIGDCDLYLEPPGLKKIKVMDIRKSKEIFNLGYEYALSREEDIVKLLA, encoded by the coding sequence ATGAAGTTTGGCTTAGTGTTATCCGGAGGAGGAGCCCGAGGTGTAGCACATCTGGGCATGATTAAGGCCTTGCATGAGTTCGGAATTCATATAGATATAGTTTCCGGAAGTAGCTCAGGAGCAATTGCCGGTGCGCTCTTAGGTAACAATTATAGCCCTGAAGAGATTCTGGAAATCGTTTCTGAACTTAGTCTTCTTAAATTTTTTAAACCGGCAATCAGCAAAACCGGATTGCTAAGAATGGATGCCCTGGCTGAGGTTTTTAGTAAATACCTGCCCACCCATTTCAGTAAGTTAAGTATCCCTCTTTACGTTTGTGCTACCGACCTTTGCAAAGGCAAAAGTGTATACTTTAATGATGGGCCACTTTTAGCGCCTTTAATGGCATCTTCCTGTATACCCGTGATGTTTGACCCTGTAAAGGTGGATGGAGACTTGTTTATTGATGGGGGGGTACTTAATAATTTTCCTACTCAACCCTTACTTGCAAAGAATGTAACTATCATTGGCATGCACTCTAATCCGGTAGACGAGTCATTTAAAGTGAGCAACGTAAAAACTATGTTTGAGCGCACGTTTCTGCTGGCTATCAATGCTAATAGCTACCACAATATTGGAGATTGCGACTTATATCTGGAGCCCCCTGGCTTAAAAAAGATTAAAGTGATGGATATCAGGAAGTCTAAGGAAATATTCAACTTAGGTTATGAATATGCCTTAAGTAGAGAAGAAGATATCGTTAAACTACTAGCGTAG
- a CDS encoding type II toxin-antitoxin system HicA family toxin, which translates to MKHPTKEGIIIFPNHGSQEMGKGLADVAQKRKS; encoded by the coding sequence ATGAAGCACCCTACTAAAGAGGGAATTATCATTTTTCCTAATCATGGAAGCCAGGAAATGGGTAAAGGACTAGCGGACGTCGCACAGAAAAGAAAATCTTAA
- a CDS encoding 1-acyl-sn-glycerol-3-phosphate acyltransferase produces MLRIIALIIFKITGWKAKSYIPKDIKKAVMVAGPHTSNWDFVYARAALYILRVPVKFTIKKEWVRFPLSLILNPLGAIPINRNPKGISRTSTVDKMVQLFDERDHLIILVTPEGTRKYAKKWKSGFYFTAQRANVPIVIGYLDYKEKEAGIGAVFQPTGDKEKDIEEIKKFYRTKTAKYPEQGVY; encoded by the coding sequence ATGTTAAGAATTATTGCGCTCATCATTTTCAAAATCACTGGCTGGAAAGCCAAGTCGTACATACCTAAAGACATTAAAAAAGCGGTGATGGTAGCAGGGCCGCATACCAGTAACTGGGACTTCGTATACGCTAGAGCTGCACTTTATATCCTAAGAGTACCGGTAAAGTTCACTATTAAAAAAGAATGGGTTAGGTTTCCACTAAGCCTGATCCTGAATCCCCTGGGGGCTATTCCTATTAACCGAAATCCTAAAGGAATCAGTCGTACCAGTACTGTTGATAAAATGGTGCAGCTTTTTGATGAAAGAGACCATCTCATTATTCTCGTGACCCCCGAAGGCACTAGAAAATACGCCAAAAAATGGAAGTCTGGCTTTTATTTTACTGCTCAACGTGCTAATGTACCTATAGTAATAGGTTATCTGGACTATAAGGAAAAGGAAGCGGGGATAGGAGCAGTATTTCAGCCTACCGGAGACAAGGAAAAAGATATAGAAGAAATTAAAAAATTTTACAGAACCAAAACTGCCAAATATCCTGAGCAAGGCGTTTACTAA
- a CDS encoding site-specific integrase, with amino-acid sequence MKVSFWLAGSKLNRAGLAPIFAKITVKGKKPVNISTGLTIEPDRWQPGGFGYIKGPSGNKKRHYAPDKLSKAYNEKLLNVRAQLQGIYNDLERQGKAISAKLIKDLYTGAHLSTITLKSAMLRFIEDKKKEGKKNTYIKTLLVRYKAAIKYLNKSKKMDLQLCEVSVAFLSRVEDYFKLEKRFDQSTINKILNLIKSTTDYGVRQEWIDHNPLSSHKNSKLIRKPKVYLSPYEVDLINNHNFASQRLQRIAHLFLFQCYTGLAFVDLLRFEKSWLRNGIDGRYWIFTDRQKVQASTCRIPLFKTAAEVLEKLEWRIDPISNGNYNAYLKEIAVICGIEKNLTSHVARKTFGNLLLDQNVSLEVVSSLYGHSSTKTTLTYYVDISEKRIASETTNINL; translated from the coding sequence ATGAAAGTCTCGTTTTGGCTTGCAGGAAGTAAGCTGAATCGGGCGGGTTTAGCTCCGATATTCGCTAAGATCACTGTCAAGGGAAAAAAGCCTGTCAATATCTCTACTGGTCTTACCATTGAACCTGACCGCTGGCAACCTGGCGGTTTTGGCTACATTAAAGGTCCCAGCGGAAATAAAAAAAGGCATTATGCTCCCGACAAACTCTCTAAGGCGTACAATGAAAAATTGTTGAATGTAAGAGCCCAACTTCAAGGCATTTATAATGACTTAGAGCGGCAAGGAAAAGCCATTTCTGCCAAACTTATCAAAGATCTTTATACTGGTGCACACCTAAGTACCATAACACTTAAGTCTGCCATGCTGCGATTTATTGAGGATAAGAAAAAGGAAGGCAAGAAAAACACTTATATCAAGACTCTTCTGGTACGATATAAAGCAGCCATAAAATATCTCAATAAGAGTAAGAAAATGGATCTACAACTTTGCGAAGTCTCTGTAGCTTTTCTCTCAAGAGTGGAAGATTATTTCAAACTTGAGAAACGATTTGATCAAAGTACCATCAACAAAATCCTGAACCTGATCAAATCCACTACTGATTATGGAGTGCGTCAGGAATGGATTGATCATAATCCTTTATCATCTCATAAAAACAGCAAGCTAATCAGAAAACCAAAGGTTTACCTTTCTCCTTATGAAGTTGATCTCATAAACAATCATAATTTTGCGAGTCAGCGGCTTCAAAGGATCGCTCATCTATTCCTTTTCCAATGCTATACTGGTCTTGCTTTCGTAGATCTATTACGTTTTGAAAAATCCTGGCTCCGTAATGGAATAGACGGTAGATATTGGATCTTTACTGACCGTCAAAAAGTACAAGCCAGCACATGTAGAATTCCACTATTCAAAACTGCTGCAGAGGTATTGGAAAAGTTGGAATGGAGAATTGATCCCATAAGCAATGGTAATTACAATGCATACTTGAAAGAAATTGCTGTGATTTGTGGAATTGAGAAGAATTTAACTTCTCACGTAGCAAGAAAAACTTTTGGCAATCTGCTGCTTGACCAAAATGTTTCTCTGGAAGTAGTTAGCAGTTTATACGGTCATAGTAGCACCAAAACCACGTTAACCTATTACGTAGATATATCAGAGAAAAGAATTGCCAGTGAGACCACAAATATCAATCTTTAA
- a CDS encoding helix-turn-helix transcriptional regulator, with protein MKKLRKKIPIVVEKTNTGFSAYAKDYPIYTTGKSVADLLGNTVEAVNFYFEEEGYVADASNIQFEIDWQHFFQEYKIINANLLAQRIGVNASLLSQYAKGKKTPSPKQQRKILDGIHQIGQELAEMNLILR; from the coding sequence ATGAAAAAGCTAAGAAAAAAAATACCGATAGTAGTAGAAAAAACCAATACGGGATTTTCTGCATATGCTAAGGACTATCCTATTTATACTACGGGAAAGTCAGTGGCTGATTTGTTAGGTAACACTGTTGAAGCGGTAAACTTTTACTTTGAGGAAGAAGGGTATGTTGCTGATGCTTCAAACATACAGTTTGAAATCGACTGGCAGCACTTTTTTCAGGAGTATAAAATCATCAATGCTAATCTGCTTGCCCAACGCATTGGCGTAAATGCCTCATTACTTTCTCAGTATGCTAAAGGCAAAAAAACGCCTTCTCCAAAGCAACAAAGAAAAATTTTAGATGGCATCCACCAAATCGGGCAGGAATTAGCTGAGATGAATCTCATACTAAGATGA
- a CDS encoding GNAT family N-acetyltransferase: MAGVRTIKITGQDIHQYLDKLAALRIEVFRHFPYLYDGSQAYEKKYLQTYAKANGSAIILATEQEEVVGASTCIPLSEETSALKQSFKNTAYNMDEIMFFGESVLKETYRGRGIGVEFFRQREGHARQLEKKYATFCAVQRTSNHPLRPAGYQSLHNFWKKRGYTPLPQVSTQMEWKDVDQSEESSKTLNFWIKKLV; the protein is encoded by the coding sequence ATGGCGGGTGTCCGTACTATAAAAATAACAGGACAGGATATTCATCAATATCTGGATAAGCTGGCTGCACTCAGAATAGAGGTATTTCGCCATTTTCCCTATCTCTACGATGGCAGCCAGGCTTATGAGAAAAAGTATCTGCAAACTTATGCAAAAGCGAATGGAAGCGCGATTATTCTTGCTACTGAGCAGGAAGAAGTAGTGGGCGCTTCCACTTGCATCCCTCTTTCCGAAGAAACCTCTGCCCTTAAGCAATCATTTAAAAACACTGCTTATAATATGGATGAGATAATGTTCTTCGGAGAGTCTGTACTCAAAGAAACCTATCGGGGAAGAGGTATAGGGGTAGAATTTTTTCGGCAAAGAGAAGGCCACGCCCGACAGCTTGAAAAAAAATATGCTACCTTCTGTGCGGTACAGCGCACTTCCAACCATCCACTTCGTCCGGCAGGTTATCAGTCCCTCCATAATTTCTGGAAAAAAAGAGGGTATACGCCCCTACCCCAGGTCAGCACACAAATGGAATGGAAAGACGTAGATCAAAGCGAAGAAAGTAGCAAAACGCTTAATTTCTGGATAAAAAAGTTAGTATAG